The following proteins come from a genomic window of Methylorubrum populi:
- a CDS encoding MFS transporter: MSAPSARRILVASFVGTAIEFYDFYIYATAAALVIGPIFFPQGEPGVQTLQAFATFAIAFLARPIGAAAFGHFGDRIGRKATLVASLMIMGLSTVLIGCLPGYASIGWWAPALLCLLRFGQGVGFGGEWGGAALLAVENAPPGRRALYGIFPQLGAPIGFIAANLLFLGLSVALSPADFEAWGWRLPFLASAALVGVGLYVRLKLTETPAFRAALEQAPPERVPLATIFSAHLRATLLGTLAMVAAYAVFYLSTVFALSYGTGTLGYARKTFLLFECVAILFMALAIPLSGWSADRFGRKPVMVSGLAVTGALGAVLGPMLSSGDPALVLGFLCLALFAMGWIFGPMGALLPELFPTRVRYTGASVTYNLAGIVGASGAPFAAQWLANWGGIGLVGLYLAAAAGISLAAIALMPETGRDA; the protein is encoded by the coding sequence ATGAGCGCCCCGTCCGCCCGCCGGATCCTGGTCGCGAGCTTCGTCGGCACCGCGATCGAGTTCTACGACTTCTACATCTACGCCACCGCCGCCGCCCTGGTGATCGGGCCGATCTTCTTTCCCCAGGGCGAACCCGGCGTTCAGACGCTTCAGGCGTTTGCGACCTTCGCCATCGCCTTCCTCGCCCGGCCGATCGGGGCGGCGGCCTTCGGCCATTTCGGCGACCGGATCGGCCGCAAGGCGACCCTGGTCGCCTCGCTGATGATCATGGGCCTGTCCACGGTGCTGATCGGTTGCCTGCCGGGCTATGCCAGCATCGGCTGGTGGGCGCCGGCCCTGCTCTGCCTGCTGCGCTTCGGCCAGGGGGTCGGTTTCGGCGGCGAATGGGGCGGGGCGGCCCTGCTCGCGGTGGAGAACGCGCCGCCGGGGCGCCGCGCACTCTACGGCATCTTCCCGCAACTCGGCGCGCCGATCGGCTTCATCGCCGCCAATCTCCTCTTCCTCGGGCTCAGCGTGGCATTGAGCCCGGCGGATTTCGAGGCTTGGGGCTGGCGGCTTCCGTTCCTGGCCTCGGCCGCCCTCGTCGGCGTCGGGCTCTATGTCCGCCTCAAGCTCACCGAGACGCCGGCCTTCCGCGCCGCCCTCGAACAGGCCCCGCCGGAGCGGGTGCCGCTGGCCACGATCTTCTCCGCACATCTGCGCGCAACGCTGCTCGGCACGCTGGCGATGGTGGCGGCCTACGCCGTCTTCTACCTCTCGACGGTGTTCGCCCTGAGCTACGGCACCGGCACGCTCGGTTACGCGCGCAAGACCTTCCTGCTGTTCGAGTGCGTGGCAATCCTGTTCATGGCGCTGGCGATCCCCCTTTCGGGCTGGTCCGCCGACCGGTTCGGCCGCAAGCCCGTGATGGTCTCGGGTCTTGCCGTGACGGGCGCGCTCGGCGCCGTTCTCGGGCCGATGCTCAGCAGCGGCGATCCCGCCCTGGTCCTCGGTTTCCTCTGCCTCGCTCTCTTCGCCATGGGCTGGATCTTCGGGCCGATGGGCGCGCTCCTGCCCGAACTCTTCCCGACCCGGGTGCGCTACACCGGCGCCTCCGTCACCTACAATCTCGCCGGCATCGTCGGCGCGTCGGGTGCGCCCTTCGCCGCGCAGTGGCTCGCCAATTGGGGCGGCATCGGCCTCGTCGGCCTCTACCTCGCAGCCGCGGCGGGGATCAGCCTCGCCGCCATCGCCCTCATGCCGGAGACCGGTCGCGACGCCTGA
- a CDS encoding organic hydroperoxide resistance protein: MTVDVKYRTTASATGGRDGSARTEDGSFQVQLSTPKELGGAGGPGANPEQLFAAGYSACFIGALKVAGGQLKLKVPAETTVTANVGIGPRSEGGFGITADLKVSLPGLDRADAERLVEAAHQICPYSNATRGNVDVGLTVA; encoded by the coding sequence ATGACCGTCGATGTGAAGTACCGCACCACCGCCTCCGCCACCGGCGGCCGCGACGGCTCCGCCCGCACCGAGGACGGCAGCTTCCAGGTCCAGCTCTCGACCCCGAAGGAACTCGGCGGCGCCGGCGGCCCGGGTGCCAACCCCGAGCAGCTCTTCGCGGCGGGTTACTCCGCCTGCTTCATCGGCGCCCTGAAGGTCGCCGGCGGCCAGCTCAAGCTGAAGGTTCCGGCCGAGACGACCGTCACTGCGAATGTCGGCATCGGCCCGCGCTCCGAGGGCGGCTTCGGCATCACCGCCGACCTCAAGGTCAGCCTGCCGGGCCTCGACCGTGCGGACGCCGAGCGCCTCGTCGAGGCCGCCCACCAGATCTGCCCGTATTCCAACGCGACGCGCGGCAACGTCGATGTCGGGCTGACGGTGGCCTGA
- a CDS encoding CoA-binding protein, with protein sequence MIPTIDTAPEGIATRHDRYPDAQIRAVLKATRSIALVGASANPARPSYIVFKYLSERGYTVTPVNPGLAGQTLLGRPVIARLSDLTGPVDMVEIFRNSAAAGPLVDEALALPVPPKVIWMQLGVRDDAAASRAEAAGVTVIMNRCPKIEYGRLSGEIGWTGVNSRILSAKKPQMARGGVQKRTIEGP encoded by the coding sequence ATGATCCCGACGATCGACACCGCGCCCGAAGGCATCGCCACCCGGCACGACCGCTACCCCGATGCGCAGATCCGCGCCGTGCTCAAGGCGACGCGCTCGATCGCCCTTGTCGGTGCCTCGGCCAACCCGGCGCGGCCGAGCTACATCGTCTTCAAATATCTGAGTGAGCGCGGCTACACGGTGACGCCGGTCAATCCGGGACTGGCGGGTCAGACCCTGCTCGGCCGCCCGGTGATCGCGCGGCTGTCCGACCTGACCGGGCCGGTCGACATGGTCGAGATCTTCCGCAATTCCGCCGCGGCGGGCCCTTTGGTCGATGAGGCGCTGGCGCTGCCGGTGCCGCCGAAGGTGATCTGGATGCAACTCGGCGTGCGCGACGACGCGGCCGCTTCGCGGGCCGAGGCCGCGGGCGTGACGGTGATCATGAACCGCTGCCCGAAGATCGAGTACGGCCGGCTCTCCGGCGAGATCGGCTGGACCGGTGTGAACTCCCGCATCCTCAGCGCGAAGAAGCCTCAGATGGCGCGGGGCGGGGTGCAGAAGCGGACGATCGAGGGACCTTGA
- a CDS encoding PaaI family thioesterase: MSETVMSLEETAAFLERDFPQMNAGGRHFHLEAVGPLSARMRLDYHERHLRPGGTVSGPSMMALADYALYAAILSNIGPVALAVTTNLNVNFLRRPGPAALVAECRLLKLGRRLAVGEVAIRSQGGEAIVCHATGTYSIPPER, encoded by the coding sequence ATGAGCGAGACCGTGATGAGCCTGGAGGAAACCGCTGCCTTTCTGGAGCGCGATTTCCCGCAGATGAATGCGGGTGGGCGCCACTTCCATCTGGAGGCGGTGGGGCCGCTCTCGGCGCGGATGCGTCTCGATTATCATGAGCGCCACCTGCGCCCCGGCGGCACGGTCTCCGGCCCCTCCATGATGGCGCTGGCCGACTACGCGCTCTACGCGGCGATCCTCTCGAATATCGGCCCGGTGGCGCTCGCCGTGACGACGAATCTGAACGTCAACTTCCTGCGCCGGCCCGGCCCCGCCGCGCTCGTGGCCGAGTGTCGGCTGCTGAAACTCGGGCGGCGCCTTGCCGTTGGGGAAGTCGCCATCCGCAGCCAGGGCGGCGAGGCGATCGTCTGCCACGCCACCGGCACCTACTCGATCCCGCCGGAGCGGTGA
- a CDS encoding MFS transporter, whose amino-acid sequence MPVETHSSPASPDSTVREPSRRALLGLDLLNLTLADVRDGLGPYLAIYLLAVRGPEQGWNEATIGLVMTIAGIAGLLAQTPAGALIDRTNAKRSVVIAAAVVVTLSCLVLPWISNFTLVAGTQALASMAGSVFAPALTGITLGLVGPKLFSKRIGRNEGFNHAGNAISAMLAGGLAYLFGPVVVFWLMGLLAAASIAAMLMVPGEEIDDDLARGLDCAEDQNCEQPSGLSLLLRNRHLMLFALLCAAFHLANAAMLPSVGQLLTKVVGKDNATSLIAICIVAAQCVMVPMAVLVGAKADSFGRKPIFLVAFGVLALRGVLYTFSDNPFYLVAVQCLDGVGAGIYGALFPIVVADLTRGTGRFNVAQGAAATAQGLGAALSATLAGVVIVGAGYSAAFLVLAAIAAVGFALYLLFMPETLGYQPRPTDAPPRTPATPLAAPAE is encoded by the coding sequence ATGCCTGTCGAAACACATTCGTCGCCCGCCTCCCCCGATTCCACCGTGCGCGAGCCCTCCCGGCGCGCCCTGCTCGGTCTCGATCTGCTCAACCTCACCCTCGCCGACGTGCGCGACGGGCTCGGCCCCTACCTCGCCATCTACCTGCTCGCAGTGCGCGGGCCGGAGCAGGGCTGGAACGAGGCCACGATCGGCCTGGTGATGACGATTGCGGGCATTGCCGGGCTGCTGGCCCAGACGCCTGCGGGCGCGCTGATCGACCGCACCAATGCCAAGCGCAGCGTCGTGATCGCCGCAGCCGTCGTCGTGACCCTGAGCTGCCTCGTCCTACCCTGGATCTCGAACTTCACGCTGGTGGCCGGCACGCAGGCGCTCGCCAGCATGGCGGGCTCCGTCTTCGCGCCTGCGCTGACCGGCATCACGCTCGGCCTCGTCGGACCCAAGCTGTTCTCGAAGCGCATCGGCCGCAACGAAGGGTTCAATCACGCCGGAAACGCGATCTCGGCGATGCTCGCGGGCGGTCTGGCCTACCTGTTCGGACCCGTGGTGGTGTTCTGGCTGATGGGACTTCTCGCCGCCGCCTCCATCGCCGCGATGCTGATGGTGCCGGGCGAGGAGATCGACGACGATCTCGCCCGCGGTCTCGATTGCGCCGAGGACCAGAATTGCGAGCAGCCGTCGGGACTCAGCCTGCTGCTGCGCAACCGACACCTGATGCTGTTCGCGCTTCTCTGCGCCGCCTTCCATCTCGCCAATGCGGCGATGCTGCCCTCGGTCGGGCAGTTGCTCACCAAGGTCGTGGGCAAGGACAACGCGACGTCGCTGATCGCAATCTGCATCGTCGCGGCGCAATGCGTGATGGTGCCCATGGCGGTGCTGGTGGGTGCCAAGGCCGACAGCTTCGGACGCAAGCCGATCTTCCTGGTCGCCTTCGGCGTCCTGGCCCTGCGGGGTGTGCTCTACACGTTCTCAGACAACCCCTTCTACCTCGTGGCGGTGCAGTGCCTCGACGGCGTCGGCGCCGGCATCTACGGCGCGCTGTTCCCGATCGTGGTCGCCGATCTCACCCGCGGCACCGGCCGTTTCAACGTCGCCCAGGGTGCGGCGGCGACGGCGCAGGGTCTCGGCGCGGCGCTGAGCGCGACGTTGGCCGGCGTGGTGATCGTGGGGGCGGGCTACTCGGCGGCCTTCCTCGTGCTGGCGGCGATCGCGGCGGTCGGCTTCGCGCTCTACCTGCTGTTCATGCCCGAAACGCTCGGCTACCAGCCCCGCCCGACCGATGCCCCGCCGCGGACTCCGGCAACGCCGCTCGCGGCACCGGCGGAGTAG
- a CDS encoding sensor domain-containing diguanylate cyclase, with the protein MPPSDDEKNRAKDGGVPPESRSRRRLRLPLARHLRSARNWIALGVLAPVGMLVLSAIMLLDLRRDAWEKAEQTSKNLLQVIERDIARNIEIIDLSLQAVVDNIKAPGVAEISPALRQLVLFDRATTARDMGVMLVLDENGDSILDSNAVPARRVNNADRGYFQLHKANADLGLHISPPLKSRLLGETVLVLSRRIDRPDGSFGGVVLASLKLSYFSTLFDRIGLGREGGINLYLRDGTRLMRYPAVEADIGANIAGAPTFQRFLAEHSGSFRGLSVRDGVERYYAYTQVGDRPLILNVALGTHEIEAEWQAKAAVLGLAVLVLCGLTVLLSLLFGRELRRSATMQAELAKLARTDSLTGLANRRQFEEAFERESRASARTGRPLALLVIDADHFKTFNDRFGHAVGDAVLRGLADTLMRSVRRPGDLAARIGGEEFAVLMPGTDREGAGRVAAAIHDTTRTLMLPSAGIGPGSVTVSIGLAVSSAGGAADLFRRADAALYEAKSGGRNQTRSASDGASVPPPDRQSPRLAAI; encoded by the coding sequence ATGCCCCCCTCCGATGACGAGAAGAACCGGGCGAAGGATGGGGGCGTGCCGCCGGAATCCCGATCGCGGCGCCGGCTGCGACTTCCTTTGGCCCGTCACCTCCGCTCGGCCCGGAACTGGATCGCGCTCGGTGTCCTCGCGCCTGTCGGCATGCTGGTGCTCTCGGCCATCATGCTGCTCGATCTGCGGCGCGACGCCTGGGAGAAGGCCGAGCAGACCTCGAAGAACCTGCTCCAGGTGATCGAGCGCGACATCGCCCGCAACATCGAGATCATCGACCTGTCGTTGCAGGCCGTCGTCGACAACATCAAGGCACCCGGCGTCGCCGAGATCAGTCCGGCCCTGCGCCAGTTGGTCCTCTTCGACCGCGCCACGACCGCCCGCGACATGGGCGTGATGCTCGTTCTCGATGAGAACGGTGACAGCATCCTCGATTCCAATGCGGTGCCCGCCCGGCGCGTCAACAACGCCGACCGGGGCTATTTCCAGCTTCATAAGGCGAACGCCGATCTCGGCCTCCACATCAGCCCGCCGCTGAAGTCGCGCCTGCTCGGCGAAACGGTGCTCGTGCTGAGCCGCCGGATCGACCGGCCGGATGGCTCCTTCGGCGGCGTGGTCCTGGCGAGCCTCAAGCTGTCCTACTTCAGCACCCTGTTCGACCGGATCGGGCTGGGGCGGGAAGGCGGCATCAACCTCTACCTGCGCGATGGCACGCGCCTGATGCGCTATCCCGCCGTGGAGGCCGATATCGGCGCCAACATTGCCGGGGCGCCGACCTTCCAGCGCTTTCTCGCCGAACATAGCGGCAGCTTCAGGGGCCTGTCCGTTCGCGACGGCGTCGAGCGGTACTATGCCTACACGCAAGTCGGGGATCGGCCGCTCATCCTCAACGTCGCGCTCGGAACCCATGAGATCGAGGCGGAGTGGCAGGCTAAGGCCGCGGTGCTCGGTCTGGCCGTCCTCGTCCTGTGCGGTTTGACCGTGCTGCTCTCGCTCCTGTTCGGACGGGAGCTGCGCCGGAGCGCGACGATGCAGGCGGAATTGGCCAAGCTCGCGCGGACCGATTCCCTGACCGGATTGGCGAACCGGCGGCAGTTCGAAGAGGCGTTCGAGCGAGAGTCCCGCGCGTCAGCGCGCACTGGCCGGCCGCTGGCGTTGCTCGTGATCGATGCCGATCACTTCAAGACCTTCAACGACCGCTTCGGCCACGCCGTCGGGGACGCCGTGCTCAGAGGTTTGGCGGATACGCTGATGCGGAGCGTGCGCCGGCCGGGCGATCTCGCTGCCCGCATCGGCGGGGAAGAATTCGCCGTGCTGATGCCCGGGACCGATCGTGAAGGGGCGGGGCGGGTCGCGGCCGCCATCCACGACACCACGCGAACGCTCATGCTGCCGTCCGCCGGGATCGGGCCGGGCTCCGTGACCGTGAGCATCGGCCTCGCCGTGAGTTCGGCGGGCGGTGCGGCGGACCTCTTTCGTCGGGCGGATGCCGCACTCTACGAGGCCAAGAGCGGAGGGCGCAATCAGACCCGTTCTGCGTCCGACGGGGCGAGTGTCCCGCCGCCCGACCGGCAGAGTCCCCGGCTCGCCGCCATCTGA
- a CDS encoding BA14K family protein — MKSTFALTAFAALLAGAPASAAPAPQGPVEALVRSDLPTGYAQYRRFGHRHYGHRRYGYGRGYRRGPGVGAAVGAGVAGLAAGAILGGALANSQAQAAPVVVQGGPDPEAVAACARRFRSYDARSGTYLGNDGARHPCP, encoded by the coding sequence ATGAAGTCGACCTTCGCGCTCACTGCCTTTGCCGCCTTGCTCGCCGGTGCGCCCGCATCGGCCGCTCCGGCGCCGCAGGGTCCGGTGGAGGCCCTGGTCCGGAGCGATCTCCCGACCGGCTACGCCCAATACCGCCGCTTCGGCCACCGCCATTACGGTCATCGCCGCTACGGCTACGGCCGGGGTTATCGGCGGGGTCCGGGTGTCGGGGCGGCCGTCGGCGCGGGCGTCGCGGGTCTCGCGGCGGGGGCGATCCTCGGCGGCGCTCTCGCCAACTCCCAGGCACAGGCCGCCCCGGTCGTGGTTCAGGGCGGCCCGGATCCCGAGGCCGTGGCGGCCTGCGCCCGCCGCTTCCGCTCCTACGATGCTCGGAGCGGTACCTATCTCGGCAATGACGGCGCCCGTCACCCCTGTCCGTAG
- a CDS encoding PhnA-like protein has translation MTYPSGFQPSSVDGTRSVAHETVALNQVSWGAVFAGAATALVAQVVVNLAGVAAGLASVGLDTAENPTASTFSLGAGAWFVGSGIVASLIGGLVAGRLAGKPLRGIAGLHGLVSWVVTTLVVLYLLTSAASGVVGTAVGTVGSALGGAGNLVGGSVQTAAQAAAPSLTKIPNPLDRIEQRVKDQAAGQDPQAARDAAVSAMRALLSGDAADKQQAESRAADALAKAQNIPVDQARQQVQDYQKQYEQAVASAKKQAEEAAKTAKSVATQGALYASIALVLGAIAAFLGGLLAAPKPAPLTFRD, from the coding sequence GTGACCTATCCTTCCGGTTTCCAACCCTCGTCCGTGGACGGCACGCGGAGCGTCGCACATGAAACGGTCGCCCTGAACCAAGTCTCCTGGGGGGCCGTCTTCGCCGGCGCCGCGACGGCTCTGGTGGCGCAAGTCGTCGTCAACCTCGCAGGCGTGGCCGCAGGCCTCGCCTCGGTCGGGCTCGACACGGCCGAGAATCCGACCGCGTCGACGTTCTCCCTCGGCGCCGGTGCCTGGTTCGTCGGCTCGGGCATCGTCGCGTCGCTCATCGGCGGTCTGGTCGCCGGCCGCCTCGCGGGCAAGCCCCTTCGCGGAATTGCCGGACTGCACGGCCTCGTGTCCTGGGTCGTCACCACGCTCGTCGTTCTCTACCTGCTAACGTCCGCCGCGAGCGGCGTCGTCGGGACCGCCGTCGGCACGGTGGGCTCGGCCCTGGGCGGAGCGGGCAATCTCGTCGGCGGATCCGTCCAGACCGCGGCGCAGGCCGCTGCTCCGTCGCTGACCAAGATCCCGAACCCGCTCGACCGGATCGAGCAGCGGGTGAAGGATCAGGCGGCGGGCCAGGATCCGCAGGCTGCGCGGGACGCGGCCGTCTCGGCGATGCGCGCCCTGCTCTCGGGTGATGCCGCCGACAAGCAGCAGGCCGAGAGCCGCGCCGCCGACGCGCTCGCCAAGGCTCAGAACATCCCGGTCGATCAGGCGCGTCAGCAGGTTCAGGACTATCAGAAGCAGTACGAACAGGCGGTGGCCAGCGCCAAGAAGCAGGCGGAAGAGGCGGCCAAGACGGCGAAGTCGGTCGCGACCCAGGGCGCGCTCTACGCCTCGATCGCTCTGGTCCTCGGTGCCATCGCCGCCTTCCTCGGCGGGCTCCTGGCCGCGCCGAAGCCGGCGCCCCTGACCTTCCGCGATTGA
- a CDS encoding CsbD family protein, producing the protein MVDTNRITGAARELGGKVQGAFGDLTGSRDDSVEGRVREAAGRAESLYGQAKDTARHVADEAYDAAEDIYDRGRRTLQEGHERSAEWPHASLLVAGLIGFGLGLLVRGRN; encoded by the coding sequence ATGGTCGATACCAATAGGATCACAGGGGCCGCCCGGGAATTGGGCGGCAAGGTTCAGGGCGCCTTCGGCGATCTGACCGGCTCCCGAGACGATTCCGTCGAAGGCCGGGTGCGCGAAGCCGCCGGCCGGGCCGAGAGCCTCTACGGACAGGCCAAGGACACTGCGCGGCACGTTGCCGACGAGGCCTACGACGCGGCCGAGGACATCTATGATCGCGGCCGCCGCACGCTGCAGGAGGGTCACGAACGGTCGGCCGAGTGGCCGCACGCCTCCCTGCTCGTCGCCGGATTGATCGGCTTCGGCCTCGGTCTCCTCGTCCGCGGACGCAACTAA
- a CDS encoding ComEA family DNA-binding protein, whose product MRSNLLRTFTILIGLAAAPALAQAPSPATPPTTAKPPAAAPATPPAAAPKADAKTDAKAELIDINSASAQELSQLKGIGEARSAAIVKGRPYRGKDELVRKKILPESVYAGIKDQIIAKQK is encoded by the coding sequence ATGCGTTCCAACCTTCTGCGCACCTTCACGATCCTGATCGGCCTCGCCGCCGCCCCCGCACTCGCGCAGGCGCCGAGCCCGGCCACGCCGCCCACCACCGCGAAGCCGCCCGCGGCCGCGCCGGCCACCCCGCCGGCGGCTGCGCCGAAGGCCGATGCGAAAACGGATGCGAAGGCTGAGCTGATCGACATCAACTCCGCCAGCGCCCAGGAGCTGAGCCAGCTCAAGGGGATCGGCGAGGCGCGCTCCGCGGCCATCGTCAAGGGCCGCCCGTACCGGGGCAAGGACGAGCTGGTTCGCAAAAAGATCCTGCCGGAATCGGTCTATGCCGGCATCAAGGATCAGATCATCGCCAAACAGAAATAG
- a CDS encoding ribonuclease D, whose protein sequence is MPAAHSRILLHHGDLPPDFVPGTAIAIDTETLGLNPHRDRLCVVQVSRGDGSADVVQIRPGDPAPERLAAILADPQVIKIFHFARFDLAVLFKAFGVMPAPVYCTKVASKLARTYTDRHGLKDVVRELVGVDLSKQQQSSDWGADALSQAQIDYAASDVLYLHAARERLDAMLAREGRAEMARACFDFLPTRAQLDLAGWPEVDIFAHA, encoded by the coding sequence ATGCCCGCCGCCCATTCTCGGATCCTCCTGCATCACGGCGACCTGCCGCCCGATTTCGTGCCCGGCACGGCGATCGCCATCGATACCGAGACCCTGGGGCTCAACCCGCACCGTGACCGGCTCTGCGTCGTGCAGGTCTCTCGCGGCGACGGCAGCGCCGACGTGGTGCAGATCCGGCCCGGCGATCCGGCGCCCGAGCGGCTGGCGGCCATCCTCGCTGACCCGCAGGTGATCAAGATCTTCCACTTCGCCCGGTTCGATCTCGCCGTGCTGTTCAAGGCCTTCGGCGTGATGCCGGCACCGGTCTATTGCACCAAGGTCGCGTCGAAGCTCGCGCGGACCTACACCGATCGGCACGGCCTCAAGGACGTTGTGCGCGAGCTCGTGGGCGTCGATCTCTCGAAGCAGCAGCAATCGTCCGATTGGGGCGCGGACGCGTTGAGCCAGGCCCAGATCGATTATGCGGCCTCCGACGTGCTCTACCTGCACGCTGCCCGAGAGCGGCTCGACGCGATGCTCGCCCGCGAGGGGCGCGCAGAGATGGCGCGGGCCTGCTTCGACTTCCTGCCGACCCGGGCCCAGCTCGACCTGGCCGGGTGGCCCGAGGTCGACATCTTCGCTCACGCCTGA
- a CDS encoding lipopolysaccharide-assembly, LptC-related protein, with product MQAADTIQTETDLLALAANENARRRRAHGRARRHSAQVRTLRRVIPVAAGLAVLGLAGIVLWSPLSGSIPNVSIGPISVSGTKVTMENPRLSGFRKGERGYEVVADAAQQDVRKPSIIELQAMKGHVATDDKGGRAYLQAQGGVFDSTRESLNLENDIRLWTDKGEEVRLSVATVDFKTGSLRSSKAVTVTVPSGSIVADTLDVVENGRVISFVGRVHAVFHGEDGEKESGAKVAARADVERIHTSAAEPTR from the coding sequence ATGCAGGCGGCCGACACCATTCAGACGGAGACGGATCTCCTCGCGCTCGCCGCGAACGAGAACGCGCGTCGCAGGCGGGCGCACGGGCGGGCGCGCCGGCACAGTGCGCAGGTGCGCACGTTGCGCCGGGTGATCCCCGTCGCCGCCGGACTCGCCGTGCTGGGCCTCGCGGGGATCGTGCTGTGGAGCCCGCTCTCCGGCAGCATCCCCAACGTCTCCATCGGTCCGATCAGCGTCTCGGGCACCAAGGTCACGATGGAGAACCCGCGCCTGTCCGGCTTCCGCAAGGGCGAGCGCGGCTACGAAGTGGTTGCCGACGCCGCGCAGCAGGACGTGCGCAAGCCCAGCATCATCGAGTTGCAGGCCATGAAGGGCCACGTCGCCACCGACGACAAGGGCGGGCGCGCCTACCTCCAGGCCCAGGGCGGCGTGTTCGACTCCACCCGCGAGTCGCTCAATCTCGAGAACGACATCCGCCTGTGGACCGATAAGGGCGAAGAGGTCCGCCTCTCCGTTGCCACCGTCGATTTCAAGACCGGGAGCTTGCGCTCCTCCAAGGCCGTCACCGTGACGGTGCCGTCGGGATCTATCGTCGCCGACACCCTCGATGTCGTCGAGAACGGCCGGGTCATCTCCTTCGTCGGCCGCGTCCACGCCGTGTTCCACGGCGAGGATGGCGAGAAGGAGAGCGGTGCCAAGGTCGCCGCGCGGGCGGACGTCGAGCGCATCCACACCTCCGCGGCGGAACCCACGCGATGA